Proteins encoded by one window of Arachis hypogaea cultivar Tifrunner chromosome 1, arahy.Tifrunner.gnm2.J5K5, whole genome shotgun sequence:
- the LOC112793282 gene encoding uncharacterized protein, with amino-acid sequence MGNSLRCCLACVIPCGALDLIRIVHLNGYVEEITRPITAGEILRENPNHVLSKPSSQGVVRRILILAPETELKRGSIYFLIPASSLPEKKRFAAAKSGSICDSDINKKVLSKKSKKCEDDDSSSHFHALTQIASKNKKSLRKDRRKGRVGVWRPHLESISKD; translated from the coding sequence ATGGGTAATAGCTTAAGGTGTTGTTTGGCTTGTGTTATTCCTTGTGGTGCTCTTGATTTGATAAGAATAGTGCATTTGAATGGTTATGTGGAAGAGATTACACGTCCAATAACTGCCGGAGAGATTCTCAGGGAAAACCCTAATCATGTTCTAAGCAAACCTAGCTCTCAAGGCGTCGTTCGCCGGATTTTGATCCTTGCTCCGGAGACAGAGCTCAAGAGAGGAAGCATATACTTCTTGATCCCGGCATCATCGTTGCCAGAAAAGAAGCGTTTTGCCGCTGCGAAGAGCGGAAGCATATGTGATAGTGATATTAATAAAAAAGTTTTGTCAAAAAAGAGTAAGAAGTGTGAGGACGATGACTCGTCGTCACACTTTCATGCACTCACTCAGATagcttctaaaaataaaaaatctttacgAAAAGATCGCCGCAAAGGTCGTGTTGGCGTATGGCGACCTCATTTAGAGAGTATCTCCAAAGACtag
- the LOC112793299 gene encoding DNA replication complex GINS protein PSF2 yields the protein MAGQSDPELSLFSAEELEFIAEDEIVDIVPNLKMGPLNFISGDFGPFIPQIVAQVPLWLAVALKKRGKCSICPPQWMSVEKLTQVLEAERNSQEMSEQLPFHYVEISRLLFDHANDDISDAYMVRSLIEDIRDVRFHKVETDLEAFNGRTIAVKIKNLSAMEVNIVRPFIGRALQAFYKHDSPELIPDPERVPDRRPQVVQNAPRRQLRR from the exons ATGGCTGGGCAATCAGATCCTGAGCTTTCACTGTTTTCAGCAGAGgag CTTGAGTTCATTGCTGAGGATGAGATTGTGGACATTGTGCCCAATCTCAAGATGGGTCCTCTTAATTTCATCTCT GGAGATTTTGGCCCGTTCATCCCACAGATTGTTGCCCAAGTACCGCTTTGGCTGGCTGTTGCATTAAAAAAGAGGGGCAAGTGCTCCATTTGCCCTCCTCAATGGATGTCTGTTG AGAAGTTGACTCAAGTTTTGGAAGCCGAGCGAAACTCGCAAGAGATGTCAGAACAACTGCCATTTCACTATGTAGAAATTTCTAGACTTCTGTTTGACCA tgCAAATGATGACATTTCGGATGCATATATG GTGAGATCTCTAATTGAGGACATCAGAGATGTACGATTTCATAAGGTTGAAACTGACCTGGAGGCATTCAATGGTCGCACAATTGCTGTtaag ATAAAAAATTTGTCTGCCATGGAAGTGAATATCGTTCGCCCATTCATCGGAAGAGCTTTACAGGCATTCTATAAGCACGATAGTCCGGAGTTGATACCGGATCCGGAGAGAGTTCCTGATAGGCGACCGCAAGTAGTCCAAAATGCCCCAAGG AGGCAACTGCGAAGATAA
- the LOC112805216 gene encoding senescence associated gene 20-like — protein MKRERISGALPAAEQEDRNRKIVKSLYKALRGGGDTAKVEKIVGKEVEWWYHGPPHWHHMMKALTGKSTGDCFEFRPRRVKAIGDERVIVEGWEGVGEYWVHVWGLKQGIISQLREYFNTLVTVVVVVRVDEDGGGCKRQEEVRLWRTTSWVRARGSLPDLVLAI, from the coding sequence ATGAAGCGAGAGAGAATCTCCGGCGCACTACCGGCGGCAGAACAAGAAGACCGCAACCGGAAGATAGTGAAATCACTGTACAAGGCGTTGCGGGGAGGCGGCGACACGGCGAAGGTAGAGAAGATAGTGGGAAAAGAGGTTGAATGGTGGTACCATGGGCCTCCACATTGGCATCACATGATGAAGGCGTTGACTGGGAAGTCAACGGGAGATTGTTTCGAGTTTAGGCCAAGGAGAGTGAAGGCCATTGGTGATGAGCGTGTGATTGTTGAAGGATGGGAAGGGGTGGGAGAGTATTGGGTGCATGTGTGGGGACTCAAGCAGGGGATAATTTCCCAGCTGCGTGAGTACTTCAACACCTTGGTCACTGTAGTGGTGGTGGTTCGTGTCGATGAGGATGGTGGCGGTTGTAAGCGCCAGGAAGAAGTTAGGTTATGGCGGACCACGTCTTGGGTTAGGGCTCGTGGATCTTTACCTGATCTTGTCCTCGCCATATAA